In Rhizobium lusitanum, a genomic segment contains:
- a CDS encoding GntR family transcriptional regulator — protein MARQNTLFKDAYNRYVAGLKPDAALPTEPEIAAELGVSRSTARAILMRLSDAGIIRWNKRQKTVLRQPTEADFFPQEETNSLHDIIERSFMLRILSDEAQPGMQINELELAREIGTGTSVVREFLIRFSRFGLIEKRPNSHWILKGFTSEFALELADVREMFELHSAAEFGRMPPEHPGWTSLAAIQQEHYDLLEDFDERYRDFSQLDERFHLLIHRASKNRFIADFYDAISIVFHYHYQWNKAFARVRNSRAIAEHLDYIEALQSRDPKRIDIACRKHLASARQTLLQSIPQNASEIEGPAA, from the coding sequence ATGGCGAGACAAAACACGCTCTTCAAAGATGCGTATAACCGCTACGTCGCCGGCCTGAAGCCAGATGCCGCCTTGCCGACCGAGCCTGAGATTGCGGCCGAACTCGGCGTCAGCCGCAGCACGGCGCGCGCCATCCTGATGCGTCTAAGTGACGCTGGTATCATCCGCTGGAACAAGCGGCAGAAGACCGTGCTGCGCCAGCCGACCGAGGCGGACTTCTTTCCGCAGGAAGAAACCAATTCGCTGCACGATATCATCGAGCGCAGTTTCATGCTGCGCATTCTCTCCGACGAAGCACAGCCGGGCATGCAGATCAACGAGTTGGAACTGGCGCGCGAAATCGGCACGGGGACGTCGGTCGTGCGCGAATTTCTCATCCGCTTCAGCCGTTTCGGACTGATCGAGAAGCGGCCGAACAGCCATTGGATCCTGAAGGGCTTCACCAGCGAATTCGCGCTGGAACTAGCAGATGTGCGCGAGATGTTCGAACTGCATTCGGCGGCCGAATTCGGGCGGATGCCACCGGAACATCCGGGCTGGACAAGTCTGGCCGCTATCCAGCAGGAACACTATGATTTGCTTGAGGATTTCGACGAGCGCTACCGCGATTTTTCGCAGCTTGACGAACGGTTCCATCTTCTCATCCATCGCGCCTCGAAGAACCGCTTCATCGCTGATTTCTATGACGCGATTTCCATCGTCTTCCACTATCACTACCAGTGGAACAAGGCTTTTGCCCGCGTGCGCAATTCACGCGCCATCGCCGAACATCTCGACTATATCGAAGCGCTGCAATCGCGCGATCCGAAGCGGATCGACATCGCCTGCCGCAAGCATTTGGCGTCAGCACGGCAAACACTGCTGCAATCCATTCCGCAGAATGCGAGCGAGATTGAGGGGCCGGCGGCTTGA
- a CDS encoding Hint domain-containing protein codes for MIASSTLIIDNIDVNLTNIIGGGVLSNTVIQLVNAGNVTVNPSLLTLGVGSVITYQIGFNSTLTINSGLLSVGLLQATTVDFANSGGGGHFIFTPPVIGLSVSGPPTVTNVRIGDRITVVGSTSIGQSGNVISFYAPALLGLPVHLISYMIPEGVQYLYRPGDETLTFTSNCFLQGTRIATPTGEVLVDSLREGDEVLTLENVAAPVKWIGRRTIDPKMVDKPRNHLPVRIIAGALGDNVPHRDLFVSPDHCIYVADTLIPAKLLINGTTISQILTLQPVTYFHIELEAHDIVWAEGAPAETYLDLGNRHTFLEPGVLLFTSPARKHASSRYPIAYEGLAIDQARMFVESRGQALGIAEEETTAA; via the coding sequence GTGATCGCCAGCTCCACATTGATAATCGACAATATCGACGTCAATCTTACCAATATCATCGGTGGAGGCGTCCTCTCGAACACCGTCATTCAATTGGTCAATGCTGGCAATGTCACGGTTAATCCAAGCCTTTTGACCCTGGGTGTGGGATCCGTCATCACCTATCAGATTGGCTTCAACTCGACGCTGACGATCAATTCGGGGCTTCTCAGCGTGGGCCTTCTCCAGGCGACGACCGTTGATTTCGCCAACTCGGGTGGAGGCGGACATTTCATCTTCACGCCGCCGGTGATCGGCCTCTCGGTTAGCGGCCCGCCGACGGTCACCAATGTCCGCATTGGCGATCGCATCACCGTGGTGGGCTCGACCTCCATCGGGCAATCGGGGAACGTGATCTCGTTCTATGCCCCGGCACTCCTCGGGCTTCCCGTCCATCTGATATCCTATATGATTCCGGAGGGTGTGCAGTATCTTTACCGCCCCGGCGACGAGACGCTGACGTTTACCTCCAACTGCTTTTTGCAAGGCACGCGGATTGCAACGCCCACCGGCGAGGTCCTGGTGGACAGCCTGCGCGAAGGCGACGAGGTCCTCACCCTGGAGAATGTGGCTGCACCGGTGAAGTGGATCGGGCGCCGAACGATCGATCCGAAAATGGTGGACAAACCGCGGAATCACCTGCCGGTACGCATCATAGCCGGCGCCTTGGGAGATAACGTTCCGCACCGCGATCTCTTTGTTTCGCCTGACCATTGCATCTATGTGGCCGATACGCTGATACCCGCAAAACTGCTCATCAACGGAACGACCATCTCGCAGATACTCACCCTGCAGCCCGTCACCTATTTTCATATCGAGCTCGAAGCTCATGATATCGTCTGGGCCGAAGGCGCTCCGGCGGAGACCTATCTTGATCTTGGCAATCGGCACACATTTCTCGAGCCCGGTGTTCTCCTCTTCACATCGCCTGCAAGGAAACACGCCTCATCGCGCTATCCCATCGCCTATGAGGGCTTGGCGATCGATCAGGCAAGGATGTTCGTTGAAAGCCGCGGGCAGGCGCTTGGGATCGCCGAGGAAGAAACCACGGCGGCTTAA
- a CDS encoding glycoside hydrolase family 2 protein — protein sequence MRSVVAFNESWTFHEGFSATDADRLQEGQPVALPHTAVELPFNYFDEKSYQRAFTYQKILPWSADFAKREVSLVFDAAMADAVVYLNGEEIVAHQDGYTPFEARLTGRLKDGSNLITVKIDGSENPEIPPFGGRIDYLTYAGIYRDVWLKVAAPVSIANIKVETGKVLDDSKSATVRCDIANPQALAFNGAVTANLRAPDGKVLASAVAETSGGAATFTFDNLAGISLWDLDNPVLYTLEAELKTDHGSDRYVATFGFRTAEFTSEGFLLNGSKLKLRGLNRHQAFPYSGYAMGRSAQERDAEIMKQTLKCNVVRTSHYPQSKWFLDHCDRIGLLVFEEIPGWQHIGGEEWQQESIRNVRRMIERDWNHPSIIIWGVRINESQDSHDFYAETNRLARELDPTRQTGGVRYITESEMLEDVYTMNDFILGNEELPGANRPRTPLRPQQENTGLSKNVPYLITEFGGHMYPTKIYDQEQRQAEHVRRHLEVLNAAYGDPSISGAIGWCMFDYNTHSDFGSGDRICYHGVMDMFREPKFAAYAYASQCEPSEDVIMKPVTIWARGERNIGGALPLIVLTNCDEVELRYGSLTKRLGPDRESFPHLPHPPVIFDHRHFTKDELGVWGMEWEDARFTGFVNGKPVAELHMVADPLPTTLEVQPDSLTLRAAERDTTRVIIRALDQAGTRLPFLNDIATVKVSGPAKLIGPEAMAFQGGTTGFWLQTTGETGAITIEVSSARFARQAVTLTAE from the coding sequence ATGCGTTCTGTGGTCGCTTTCAACGAATCCTGGACTTTTCACGAAGGCTTTTCGGCCACCGACGCCGACCGCCTACAGGAAGGGCAACCGGTCGCATTGCCGCACACGGCGGTCGAGTTGCCGTTCAATTATTTCGATGAGAAATCCTATCAGCGTGCCTTCACCTATCAGAAGATCCTGCCCTGGAGCGCCGACTTCGCCAAGCGGGAGGTATCGCTCGTTTTCGACGCCGCCATGGCTGATGCGGTCGTCTATCTCAACGGTGAGGAAATCGTTGCGCATCAGGACGGCTACACGCCCTTCGAAGCGCGGCTGACGGGGCGCCTGAAAGACGGTAGCAACCTGATCACTGTCAAGATCGACGGCAGCGAGAACCCCGAGATCCCGCCATTCGGCGGCCGCATCGACTATCTGACCTATGCCGGCATCTATCGCGACGTCTGGCTCAAGGTCGCAGCACCCGTATCGATCGCCAATATCAAGGTCGAGACCGGCAAGGTGCTGGACGACAGCAAATCCGCGACGGTCCGCTGCGACATTGCCAACCCACAAGCCCTTGCCTTCAACGGCGCGGTGACCGCAAACCTCCGCGCGCCGGACGGCAAGGTTCTGGCCTCGGCTGTTGCGGAGACCTCAGGCGGCGCCGCAACCTTCACCTTCGACAATCTGGCCGGCATTTCGCTTTGGGATCTCGACAATCCCGTACTCTACACGCTCGAGGCCGAGCTGAAGACCGATCATGGCTCCGACCGATATGTCGCGACATTCGGTTTCCGCACCGCCGAATTCACCTCTGAAGGCTTCCTGCTGAACGGCAGCAAACTGAAGCTGCGCGGCCTCAACCGCCACCAGGCCTTCCCCTATTCCGGTTACGCCATGGGCCGCTCGGCACAGGAGCGTGATGCCGAGATCATGAAGCAGACATTGAAGTGCAATGTCGTGCGCACCTCGCATTATCCGCAATCGAAATGGTTTCTCGACCATTGCGACCGTATCGGCCTGCTGGTCTTCGAAGAGATCCCCGGCTGGCAGCATATCGGCGGCGAGGAATGGCAGCAGGAATCGATCCGCAACGTCCGCCGCATGATCGAGCGCGACTGGAACCACCCATCCATCATCATCTGGGGCGTGCGCATCAACGAATCGCAGGACTCCCACGATTTCTACGCCGAGACCAACCGGCTGGCGCGCGAGCTCGATCCGACCCGCCAGACAGGCGGCGTGCGCTACATCACCGAGAGCGAAATGCTCGAGGACGTCTATACGATGAACGACTTCATCCTTGGCAACGAGGAACTGCCGGGCGCCAACCGCCCGCGCACTCCGCTGCGGCCGCAACAGGAGAATACCGGCCTGTCGAAGAACGTGCCCTATCTGATCACCGAATTCGGCGGCCATATGTATCCGACGAAGATCTACGATCAGGAACAGCGCCAGGCCGAACATGTGCGCCGGCACCTGGAAGTGCTGAACGCAGCCTATGGCGACCCTTCCATTTCCGGCGCCATCGGCTGGTGCATGTTCGACTACAATACCCATAGCGATTTCGGCTCCGGCGACCGCATCTGCTACCACGGCGTCATGGACATGTTCCGCGAGCCGAAATTCGCGGCCTACGCCTATGCCAGCCAGTGCGAGCCCTCCGAGGACGTCATCATGAAGCCGGTGACGATCTGGGCGCGTGGCGAGCGTAATATTGGCGGTGCACTGCCGTTGATCGTGCTGACCAACTGCGACGAGGTCGAGTTGCGTTACGGTTCGCTCACCAAGCGCCTCGGCCCCGATCGCGAAAGCTTCCCGCATCTGCCGCATCCACCGGTCATTTTCGATCATCGCCATTTCACCAAGGACGAACTGGGTGTCTGGGGCATGGAATGGGAGGATGCGCGCTTCACCGGCTTCGTCAATGGCAAGCCGGTCGCGGAGCTGCATATGGTCGCGGATCCTCTTCCCACGACGCTCGAAGTGCAGCCCGATAGCTTGACGCTACGCGCCGCTGAGCGCGACACCACCCGCGTCATCATCCGCGCGCTCGACCAGGCGGGTACCCGCCTGCCCTTCCTCAACGACATCGCGACCGTCAAGGTCAGCGGCCCCGCCAAGCTGATCGGGCCAGAGGCCATGGCCTTCCAGGGTGGCACGACGGGCTTCTGGCTGCAGACAACCGGCGAGACCGGCGCGATCACGATCGAGGTGTCTTCGGCCCGCTTTGCGCGCCAGGCCGTGACATTGACAGCCGAGTAA
- a CDS encoding AraC family transcriptional regulator produces the protein MLQELIANGQTMRTVSLPRGRHRLHAMPTSAGYEIRDKERYDWDGRRRGLTPFTVLQHTISGSGRLRYENRDYRVGPGDTLLVLVPHNHRYWLEKDERWEYFWISMNGEEALRVHRLILDAAGPVLKLQPATIDHLADCGLRLVRGATTPASASAVAYEAAMALYDDVFGSHAIAADRSAMQAVIDHVAANLDQPLPVSELARVSGLSRAHFSRVFADSEGLPPAEYVLQQRMQRAAKLLTKAAFIPVKEVAIMSGFDDANYFSKAFRRIYGINPTEFRTTGMYAAVRSPGDDSRSARGK, from the coding sequence GTGCTGCAAGAATTAATCGCCAATGGCCAAACCATGCGGACTGTTTCATTGCCGCGCGGTCGCCATCGGCTGCACGCGATGCCGACCAGCGCCGGCTATGAAATCAGGGACAAGGAGCGTTACGATTGGGATGGACGTCGGCGCGGCCTGACGCCGTTCACAGTGCTGCAGCATACGATCAGTGGCAGTGGCCGGCTGCGCTATGAAAACCGCGACTACCGTGTTGGCCCTGGCGATACGTTGCTGGTGCTGGTGCCGCACAATCATCGCTACTGGCTGGAAAAGGACGAGCGCTGGGAGTATTTCTGGATATCGATGAATGGCGAGGAAGCACTGCGCGTCCATCGCCTGATTCTCGACGCCGCCGGGCCGGTGCTGAAATTACAGCCGGCAACGATCGATCATCTCGCCGATTGCGGCCTGCGACTGGTCCGGGGCGCGACGACACCGGCCTCCGCTTCGGCGGTCGCTTATGAAGCCGCGATGGCGCTTTATGACGATGTCTTCGGCTCGCACGCCATCGCCGCCGACCGTTCCGCGATGCAGGCGGTCATCGACCATGTCGCCGCCAATCTCGATCAGCCCCTCCCCGTCAGCGAACTTGCCAGGGTCAGTGGCCTCAGCCGCGCCCATTTCTCCCGCGTTTTCGCCGATAGCGAAGGCTTGCCGCCGGCCGAGTACGTCCTGCAACAGCGCATGCAGCGAGCGGCCAAGCTTTTGACCAAGGCAGCCTTTATTCCGGTCAAGGAAGTGGCGATCATGTCGGGTTTCGACGACGCCAATTATTTCTCAAAAGCCTTCCGTCGCATCTATGGCATCAACCCCACCGAATTCCGCACCACCGGCATGTATGCAGCCGTGCGCAGTCCCGGGGACGACAGCAGAAGCGCGAGAGGCAAATGA
- a CDS encoding alpha-glucosidase/alpha-galactosidase yields MSFKIAIIGAGSVGFTKKLFTDILCVPEFQDVEFALTDVSEHNLTMIKAILDRIVEANKLPTRVTATTERREAISGARYVISCVRVGGLEAYAEDIRIPLKYGIDQCVGDTICAGGILYGQRNIPVILDFCKDIREVAEPGAKFLNYANPMAMNTWAAIEYGKVDTIGLCHGVQHGAEQIAEVLGAKNKAELDYICSGINHQTWFTDLRLNGRKIGKDELIAAFEAHPVFSQQEKLRIDVLKRFGVYSTESNGHLSEYLPWYRKRPDEINKWIDMSDWIHGETGGYLRHSTETRNWFETEFQQILDSASQPIDANRRSNEHASHILEALETNRVYRGHFNVKNNGVITNLPADAIIESPGFVDRFGINMVAGITLPEACAATCISSINVQRMSVHAAVSGDLDLLKLAVLHDPLVGAISTPEEVWQMVDEMVVAQARWLPQYAHAVEGAKDRLSRAKVKTRDWKGAASRNVRSIEELRVEKAAMKQAG; encoded by the coding sequence ATGAGTTTCAAAATCGCTATTATCGGTGCCGGCAGCGTCGGCTTCACGAAAAAGCTGTTCACCGACATTCTTTGCGTGCCGGAGTTCCAGGACGTCGAATTCGCGCTGACCGATGTCAGCGAACATAATCTTACGATGATCAAGGCGATCCTCGACCGCATCGTCGAGGCGAACAAGCTGCCAACACGGGTGACGGCCACCACCGAGCGCCGCGAGGCGATCTCCGGCGCGCGCTACGTTATCAGCTGCGTGCGCGTCGGCGGGCTGGAAGCCTATGCCGAAGACATTCGCATTCCCCTGAAATACGGTATCGACCAATGCGTCGGCGATACGATCTGCGCCGGCGGCATTCTCTACGGTCAGCGCAACATTCCGGTCATTCTTGATTTCTGCAAGGATATCCGAGAAGTCGCCGAGCCCGGCGCGAAGTTCCTGAACTATGCCAACCCGATGGCGATGAACACCTGGGCGGCGATCGAATACGGCAAGGTCGATACGATTGGCCTCTGCCACGGCGTCCAGCATGGTGCCGAACAGATCGCCGAGGTTCTCGGCGCCAAGAACAAGGCGGAGCTCGACTATATCTGCTCGGGCATCAATCATCAGACCTGGTTCACCGATCTCCGCCTGAATGGCCGCAAGATCGGCAAGGATGAGCTGATCGCCGCTTTCGAGGCGCATCCGGTCTTCTCGCAGCAAGAGAAGCTGCGTATCGATGTGCTGAAGCGCTTCGGCGTCTATTCCACCGAAAGCAATGGCCATCTCTCGGAATATCTGCCCTGGTATCGCAAGCGGCCGGACGAGATCAACAAGTGGATCGACATGTCCGACTGGATCCATGGCGAGACGGGCGGCTATCTCCGCCATTCCACCGAGACCCGCAACTGGTTCGAGACGGAGTTCCAGCAGATCCTCGACAGCGCCTCGCAGCCCATCGATGCTAACAGGCGCTCGAACGAACATGCGAGCCATATTCTCGAGGCATTGGAAACCAATCGCGTCTATCGCGGTCATTTCAACGTCAAGAACAACGGCGTCATCACCAATCTGCCGGCTGACGCCATTATCGAATCGCCCGGCTTCGTCGATCGCTTCGGCATCAACATGGTGGCGGGCATCACGCTGCCGGAAGCCTGTGCCGCCACCTGCATTTCCTCGATCAACGTCCAGCGCATGTCGGTCCATGCCGCCGTCAGCGGCGACCTCGACCTGCTGAAGCTCGCGGTTCTGCATGATCCGCTGGTCGGTGCCATCTCGACCCCGGAAGAAGTTTGGCAGATGGTTGACGAAATGGTCGTCGCGCAAGCACGCTGGCTGCCGCAATATGCGCATGCCGTCGAGGGCGCCAAGGATCGCCTGTCGCGGGCTAAGGTGAAAACCCGTGACTGGAAGGGCGCGGCCAGCCGCAACGTCCGCTCGATCGAGGAATTGAGAGTGGAGAAGGCGGCGATGAAGCAGGCCGGCTAA
- a CDS encoding ABC transporter substrate-binding protein, translating to MRHFRPISILAALTIATSAIAMSAHASEPTVPPVPPVFPAEGKIKYVARDSILEFKALPEYHEPAWVTDNFVKTGKLPPVKDRLPKEPLVYKTGNMPDGIGVYGDTLRHVIGGRPEGWNYGAGQTQGWGGIDIALSECLTRTAPLFQVEAKDTEPLPNLAKGWEWSADGHKLTMHLIEGAKWSDGVPFNADDIMFYWDDEVIDPNVSPLGGGASPEAFGEGTSLKKIDDYTVEWTFKDAFPKQYLYTMAYPNFCPGPSHILKPQHPKYSKNTYDQFKNAFPPEFMNIPVMGAWVPVEYRSDDIIVLRRNPYYWKVDEKGNQLPYLNELDYKLSTWADRDVQAVAGSGDLSNLEQPENFVASLKRAAQPDAPARLAFGPRLIGYNLQMNFSANGWGTPDARSQAVRELNRNEDFRKAVTMALDRKAIGDSLVKGPFTAIYPGGLSSGTSFYDRASTVYYPFDLAGAKAELAKAGLKDTDGDGFVNFPAGVAGGKNVEIVLLVSNDYTTDKSLAEGLVSQMEKLGLRVIINALDGPKRDDANYGGRFDWMVRRNSTELASVVQNTEQLAPVGPRTSWNHRAPESGEVDLMPFEKEMVDVVNKFTASKDSNERVALMKQYQKLSTGHLYNIGLTEYPGALIINKRFSNVPPGTPIFMFNWAEDSIIRERMWVAADKQGKYELFPEQLPGTPGSAGPVK from the coding sequence ATGAGACATTTTCGACCGATCAGCATTCTAGCGGCGCTGACGATTGCCACATCGGCAATCGCCATGAGCGCCCACGCATCCGAACCGACCGTGCCGCCGGTTCCACCGGTCTTTCCGGCTGAAGGCAAGATCAAATATGTGGCGCGCGACTCCATTCTGGAGTTCAAGGCGCTGCCGGAATATCACGAGCCCGCCTGGGTTACTGACAACTTCGTCAAGACCGGTAAGTTGCCGCCGGTCAAGGATCGCCTGCCGAAGGAGCCGCTCGTCTACAAGACCGGCAACATGCCCGATGGTATCGGCGTTTATGGCGATACGCTTCGCCACGTCATCGGTGGCCGGCCTGAAGGCTGGAACTATGGCGCTGGCCAGACACAAGGCTGGGGCGGCATCGATATCGCCCTGTCCGAGTGCCTGACGCGCACAGCACCGCTGTTCCAGGTCGAGGCCAAGGATACCGAGCCGCTACCGAACCTTGCCAAGGGATGGGAATGGTCGGCGGATGGCCACAAGCTTACCATGCATTTGATCGAAGGCGCGAAATGGTCCGACGGCGTGCCATTCAATGCCGATGACATCATGTTCTACTGGGACGACGAAGTCATCGATCCGAACGTCTCGCCGCTTGGCGGTGGTGCGTCGCCCGAAGCTTTCGGCGAAGGGACGTCGCTGAAGAAGATCGACGACTATACGGTCGAGTGGACCTTCAAGGACGCCTTCCCGAAGCAATATCTCTATACGATGGCCTATCCCAATTTCTGCCCGGGCCCGTCGCACATCCTGAAGCCGCAGCATCCGAAATATTCGAAGAACACTTACGACCAGTTCAAGAACGCTTTCCCGCCGGAATTCATGAACATACCCGTCATGGGCGCTTGGGTGCCCGTCGAGTATCGTTCCGATGACATTATCGTTCTGCGCCGCAACCCCTATTATTGGAAGGTCGACGAGAAGGGCAATCAGCTCCCTTATCTCAATGAACTGGACTACAAGCTCTCGACCTGGGCTGACCGCGACGTGCAGGCCGTTGCCGGCTCCGGCGACCTTTCCAACCTGGAGCAGCCGGAAAACTTCGTCGCCTCGCTGAAGCGCGCCGCCCAGCCGGACGCCCCCGCTCGTCTCGCCTTCGGACCGCGCCTCATCGGCTATAACCTGCAGATGAACTTCTCCGCCAACGGCTGGGGCACTCCGGACGCACGCAGCCAGGCTGTCCGCGAGTTGAACCGCAACGAGGATTTCCGCAAGGCCGTGACCATGGCGCTCGACCGCAAGGCGATCGGCGACTCGCTGGTCAAGGGTCCGTTTACGGCGATCTATCCGGGCGGCCTGTCCTCGGGCACCAGCTTCTACGATCGCGCCTCCACCGTCTATTATCCTTTCGACCTCGCCGGTGCGAAGGCAGAACTTGCCAAGGCCGGTCTCAAGGACACGGACGGTGATGGCTTTGTCAACTTCCCGGCAGGCGTCGCCGGTGGCAAGAATGTCGAGATCGTGCTTCTCGTCAGCAACGACTACACCACGGACAAGAGCCTTGCCGAAGGTCTCGTCAGCCAGATGGAGAAGCTCGGGCTTCGGGTAATCATCAACGCACTCGATGGGCCGAAGCGCGATGATGCCAATTATGGTGGCCGCTTCGATTGGATGGTCCGGCGCAACAGCACGGAGCTGGCCTCGGTGGTACAGAACACAGAGCAGCTTGCTCCAGTCGGTCCGCGTACCAGTTGGAACCACCGTGCGCCGGAAAGCGGCGAAGTGGACCTGATGCCCTTTGAGAAGGAAATGGTCGACGTCGTCAACAAGTTCACCGCTTCGAAGGATAGCAACGAGCGTGTGGCCCTGATGAAGCAGTACCAGAAGCTCTCGACCGGGCACCTCTACAACATCGGCCTGACGGAGTATCCCGGCGCGCTGATCATCAACAAGCGCTTCTCGAACGTTCCCCCGGGCACGCCGATCTTCATGTTCAACTGGGCAGAAGACTCCATCATCCGTGAACGCATGTGGGTCGCGGCCGACAAGCAGGGGAAATACGAGCTGTTCCCTGAACAACTGCCGGGCACACCTGGCAGCGCCGGTCCGGTCAAATGA
- a CDS encoding ABC transporter permease: MLRFLLMRIASAIPVLMILSVVTFAIIQAPPGDYADYIRSQLMNQGGASFAQADAQAQVYRQEHGLDKPMVVQYFNWIGGIVTRGDFGYSMFYNKPVADVVGERLPRTLLLALVCHILASILGIGFGIWAATRQYSWIDSLLSGISFLGMTVPRFLMALIIVYILVFQLNVSEIGSFYSPQYGGAPWSWAKFVDLMKHVWPVVAIATFGGLAYNMRVMRGNLLDTLNAQYVETARAKGLSGGAVVMRHAVPNALHPLVMYQGVVLPYMLTGEIETAIIFALPTVGPAIVGSMAVGDVYVTATFMLVLSATLIVGNIIADVLLALLDPRVRQQGGIN, from the coding sequence ATGTTGCGATTCCTGCTCATGCGCATAGCCTCAGCCATACCGGTGCTCATGATCCTGAGCGTGGTGACTTTCGCCATCATCCAGGCACCGCCCGGCGACTATGCCGATTATATCCGCTCGCAGCTGATGAACCAGGGCGGCGCCTCCTTTGCCCAGGCCGACGCGCAGGCACAGGTTTACCGCCAGGAGCATGGGCTCGATAAGCCGATGGTCGTGCAATATTTCAACTGGATCGGCGGTATCGTTACCAGGGGCGATTTCGGTTACAGCATGTTCTACAACAAGCCGGTCGCCGATGTCGTCGGTGAACGTCTGCCGCGGACTTTGCTGCTTGCCCTTGTTTGCCATATCCTGGCGTCCATCCTCGGCATCGGCTTCGGCATATGGGCGGCGACGCGGCAATATAGCTGGATCGATAGCCTGCTCTCCGGCATCTCCTTTCTCGGCATGACGGTGCCGCGCTTCCTGATGGCGCTGATCATCGTTTATATCCTCGTCTTCCAGCTCAACGTCTCGGAGATCGGCAGCTTCTATTCGCCGCAATATGGCGGCGCGCCGTGGTCCTGGGCCAAGTTCGTCGATCTCATGAAGCATGTCTGGCCGGTCGTGGCGATCGCTACCTTCGGCGGGCTCGCCTATAATATGCGCGTCATGCGCGGCAATCTGCTCGACACGCTGAATGCGCAATATGTCGAAACCGCCCGTGCCAAGGGCCTGTCTGGCGGCGCCGTCGTCATGCGGCACGCCGTGCCGAATGCGCTCCATCCGCTCGTCATGTATCAAGGCGTCGTGCTGCCTTACATGCTGACCGGCGAGATCGAGACCGCCATCATCTTCGCGCTGCCGACAGTAGGGCCTGCGATCGTCGGCTCAATGGCGGTCGGCGATGTCTATGTCACCGCCACCTTCATGCTGGTGCTGTCGGCGACGCTGATCGTCGGCAATATCATTGCGGATGTATTGCTTGCCCTGCTTGATCCCCGCGTGCGCCAACAGGGAGGGATCAACTGA